Genomic DNA from Pseudomonas fitomaticsae:
ACGAAGCAGGCCTTTTTTATTGCTCGCAAACAATGCTCATGAACGAATTTCAAGCACCAGCTTCATGAACGCCTCTGCCGCCGCACTGTGATAATTGTTCTGGCGCCGCAACAACGCCGCTCCCCGCTGCGGCGCCTCACTCTCGACACGCAACCGGCGCAACGCCCGGTCCTCGGTCGCGATCGCCTCCGGCAGCATCGTCGCAATCGGCGCATGCCGGAGCACCTCCAGCAACGTACTCACCGAATTCACCTCGATCTGTACCTTGGGCGTGATGCCGTGCTGGCGGAAATATTCGTCAATCGATAACCGCGTGATGAAGTCCGGTGCCAGCAAGGCGAAATCCAGTTGCGCAATGTCATCCGGCGTCAGCACAGAAGCGCTGTCATACAACGGATGCTCGCGCCCGACCATCACCCCCAACGTCTCGACAAACGCCGGAATGCACTCGATATCTGGGTTGCGCACCGGCGTGAAGGCAATCGCGATATCCAGCGAGTCATCCGCCAGCCCGGCCTCGATGTCGTCCATCGACAACTCGAAAATCTCCAGGTGAATCCCCGGATACCGCGCCACGAAA
This window encodes:
- the cynR gene encoding transcriptional regulator CynR — encoded protein: MLLRHLRYLLAVADHGGFTRAAEALHVSQPTLSQQIRQLEESLGVDLFDRTSRSVKPTDAGQAYIECARRVLVELEAGKRALHDVKDLSRGSLRLAMTPTFMAYLVGPLVRDFVARYPGIHLEIFELSMDDIEAGLADDSLDIAIAFTPVRNPDIECIPAFVETLGVMVGREHPLYDSASVLTPDDIAQLDFALLAPDFITRLSIDEYFRQHGITPKVQIEVNSVSTLLEVLRHAPIATMLPEAIATEDRALRRLRVESEAPQRGAALLRRQNNYHSAAAEAFMKLVLEIRS